The Streptococcus pluranimalium genome contains a region encoding:
- a CDS encoding HAD family hydrolase, translating into MIKAIFFDLDDTLYDQLEPFELAFRQTFENINVPISEIYTLSRQYSDRVFEKSESGEMTIQDMHMYRIKAALEDFSISITDEAAILFQKKYALNQGNIELDSRLAMLFEFLKKNRTKIGIITNGPKEHQYHKIKQLGLYKWFDRENILISSEIGIAKPNKKIFDLAKDENDSETYLYVGDSFENDVVGAKSAGWQTVWFNRRGNIKSNIEYQADYQVNDLDDLYSLITAIIR; encoded by the coding sequence ATGATAAAAGCAATTTTTTTTGACCTTGATGATACTTTATATGATCAACTAGAACCATTTGAACTAGCATTTAGACAAACATTTGAAAATATCAATGTTCCTATATCGGAAATTTACACATTAAGTCGTCAATACAGTGACCGAGTTTTTGAAAAATCAGAATCTGGTGAAATGACTATACAGGATATGCATATGTATAGAATTAAAGCTGCTCTAGAAGATTTTTCCATCAGCATTACAGATGAAGCTGCTATTTTATTTCAAAAAAAGTATGCACTTAATCAAGGGAATATCGAATTAGATAGTAGATTAGCCATGTTATTTGAGTTTCTTAAAAAAAATAGAACTAAAATAGGTATCATTACCAATGGTCCTAAAGAGCATCAATATCATAAAATCAAACAGCTTGGCTTATACAAATGGTTTGATAGAGAAAATATTCTTATTTCTTCAGAAATAGGCATTGCCAAGCCTAACAAAAAAATATTTGATTTAGCGAAAGATGAAAATGATTCAGAAACATACCTTTATGTAGGTGACTCTTTTGAAAATGATGTTGTTGGTGCTAAATCAGCAGGATGGCAGACAGTTTGGTTTAATAGGCGAGGTAATATAAAATCCAATATTGAATATCAAGCGGATTATCAAGTTAATGATTTAGATGATTTATATAGTTTAATTACAGCAATCATTCGGTAA
- a CDS encoding class II D-tagatose-bisphosphate aldolase non-catalytic subunit has product MTKLSIRQTVQGLLELQKTGESATILGIGPMSKNCVQATLELSQEDDYPVMFIASRNQVDLDELGGGYVQGWNQFTFAQAVKEVAEEINYDNLYYLCRDHGGPWQRDKERNDHLPIEEAMELGRKSYIGDMEAGFDLLMIDPTKDPFEVGKVIPLDTVLERTVELIDFCEKERKARHLPEIGYEVGTEETNGGLTSTETYETFINRLQVELEKRDLPMPTFIVGQTGTLTRKTEQVGDFNFKNAYDLAQMAKKYGVGLKEHNGDYLDDVTLLEHIPASITATNVAPQYGTEETRAYLNLAKVEAKLVEYGLIEHPSNIAKTLLVKAIESERWRKWMVGDQVNLTVDEILSDSVALQEEILDIAGHYTFNDDEVKEEIEKLYRNLARHNIDGKRYVIDHIKRPIRDYAECYNLKGVTSRIKSVIH; this is encoded by the coding sequence ATGACAAAATTATCTATTAGACAAACTGTTCAAGGACTTTTAGAACTTCAAAAGACAGGAGAGTCTGCGACAATCTTAGGAATCGGACCAATGTCTAAAAACTGTGTACAAGCAACTTTGGAATTATCACAAGAAGATGATTACCCAGTTATGTTCATTGCTAGTCGTAACCAAGTTGACCTAGACGAGTTGGGTGGAGGATATGTACAAGGGTGGAATCAATTCACATTTGCACAAGCTGTTAAAGAAGTTGCTGAAGAAATCAATTATGACAACCTTTATTATCTCTGCCGAGATCACGGTGGGCCATGGCAACGTGATAAAGAGAGAAATGATCATTTGCCTATCGAAGAAGCAATGGAACTTGGTAGAAAATCATATATTGGAGATATGGAGGCAGGTTTCGACTTGCTGATGATTGATCCAACTAAAGATCCTTTTGAAGTTGGTAAAGTCATCCCATTGGATACTGTTTTAGAGCGAACTGTTGAGCTAATCGATTTTTGTGAAAAAGAACGTAAAGCACGTCATTTACCTGAGATAGGTTATGAAGTAGGAACTGAAGAAACTAATGGTGGCCTAACATCAACTGAAACCTATGAAACATTCATTAATCGTCTCCAGGTTGAACTTGAAAAACGTGATTTACCAATGCCTACTTTTATTGTTGGTCAAACAGGAACTTTAACTCGTAAAACAGAACAAGTAGGGGATTTTAACTTTAAGAATGCTTACGACTTAGCACAAATGGCTAAAAAGTATGGAGTTGGTTTGAAAGAACACAATGGTGATTATCTAGATGATGTGACTTTACTAGAACATATTCCAGCTTCAATCACAGCGACTAATGTGGCACCACAGTATGGAACCGAAGAAACTCGAGCATATTTAAATTTAGCCAAGGTTGAAGCTAAGTTAGTGGAATACGGTCTTATTGAACATCCTTCTAATATTGCTAAGACTCTACTTGTAAAAGCAATCGAAAGTGAACGTTGGAGAAAATGGATGGTTGGAGACCAAGTCAATTTAACTGTAGACGAGATTTTGTCTGATAGTGTAGCCTTACAGGAAGAAATCTTAGACATCGCGGGACATTATACTTTTAATGATGATGAAGTGAAAGAGGAAATTGAAAAACTTTATCGAAATCTTGCTAGACATAATATCGATGGAAAACGCTATGTTATTGATCATATTAAGCGTCCAATTAGAGATTATGCAGAATGTTATAATTTGAAAGGTGTTACAAGTAGAATCAAATCAGTAATTCATTGA
- the fsa gene encoding fructose-6-phosphate aldolase gives MKFFLDTANVEAIKEINSLGVVDGVTTNPTIISKEGRDFEEVIKEICSIVDAPVSAEVTALKAEDMVEEARVIAKWADNVVVKIPMTSEGLKAVNILSQEGIKTNVTLIFTVSQGLMAMKAGATFISPFIGRLEDIGTDAYQLILELRHIIDLYGFETEIIAASIRNATHVEKVAGLGAHIATIPDALFDKMTKHPLTDAGIETFLKDWEAFKQ, from the coding sequence ATGAAGTTTTTCTTAGATACAGCTAATGTAGAAGCAATCAAGGAAATCAACAGTCTGGGTGTTGTTGATGGCGTAACGACCAATCCAACAATCATCTCCAAAGAGGGGCGCGATTTTGAAGAGGTCATTAAAGAGATTTGTAGCATCGTTGATGCTCCTGTTTCAGCTGAAGTGACTGCCCTGAAAGCAGAAGACATGGTTGAAGAGGCTAGAGTTATTGCCAAATGGGCTGACAATGTAGTGGTCAAGATTCCGATGACATCAGAAGGTCTTAAGGCTGTTAATATATTGTCTCAAGAAGGGATTAAGACGAATGTGACCCTCATCTTTACGGTTTCCCAAGGTTTAATGGCAATGAAAGCTGGTGCTACCTTTATTAGTCCATTTATTGGACGCTTGGAAGATATTGGGACAGATGCCTATCAACTGATTTTAGAATTGAGACATATCATTGATTTATATGGGTTTGAAACAGAAATTATTGCCGCAAGTATTCGTAATGCTACTCATGTCGAAAAAGTAGCAGGCTTAGGGGCTCATATTGCTACTATTCCAGATGCTCTGTTTGATAAAATGACAAAACATCCATTGACAGATGCAGGTATTGAGACATTCTTGAAAGATTGGGAAGCATTTAAACAATAA